In Citrus sinensis cultivar Valencia sweet orange chromosome 2, DVS_A1.0, whole genome shotgun sequence, a single genomic region encodes these proteins:
- the LOC102626549 gene encoding protein NARROW LEAF 1 isoform X1 produces MEKNRWDLRFQNSGSSQSEESALDLERNYCHHPNLPSSSPSPLQPFASGGQHSESNAAYFSWPTLSRLNDAAEDRANYFGNLQKGVLPETLGRLPTGQQATTLLELMTIRAFHSKILRRFSLGTAIGFRIRRGVLTDIPAILVFVARKVHRQWLSHVQCLPAALEGPGGVWCDVDVVEFSYYGAPAPTPKEELYTELVDGLRGSDPCIGSGSQVASQETYGTLGAIVRSRTGNQQVGFLTNRHVAVDLDYPNQKMFHPLPPSLGPGVYLGAVERATSFITDDLWYGIFAGTNPETFVRADGAFIPFAEDFNLNNVTTSVKGVGEIGDVHIIDLQSPINSLIGRQVMKVGRSSGLTTGTVMAYALEYNDEKGICFFTDFLVVGENQQTFDLEGDSGSLILLTGQNGEKPRPVGIIWGGTANRGRLKLKVGQPPVNWTSGVDLGRLLDLLELDLIATNEGFQAAVQDQRNASAAAIESTVGESPPAEREQSKEKTAERLEPFNLNIQQDLVDGESEQGPTPPFIHTEFHVEDGIESSSNVGHQFIPSFTGRSPMHQNNAQENKGSKSLSALRNGPDEDNYVSLQLGEPEPKRRKHSDTSLNVQESK; encoded by the exons ATGGAGAAGAATAGATGGGATTTAAGATTTCAGAACTCGGGATCTTCACAGTCCGAGGAATCTGCTTTAGATTTGGAAAGAAACTACTGCCATCATCCTAATCTTCCTTCATCAAGTCCATCACCACTTCAGCCTTTTGCTTCTGGTGGTCAGCATTCTGAGAGCAATGCAGCCTACTTCTCATGGCCTACATTAAGTCGATTAAATGATGCAGCGGAGGATAGGGCAAACTATTTTGGAAACCTTCAGAAAGGTGTGCTTCCGGAAACTCTGGGACGGCTGCCAACAGGCCAACAAGCTACTACATTGCTAGAACTGATGACAATTAGAGCATTTCATAGTAAAATCTTGCGTCGTTTTAGTCTCGGCACAGCAATAGGATTCCGTATTCGACGGGGTGTTTTGACAGATATACCAGCTATTCTTGTCTTTGTTGCTCGGAAAGTACACAGGCAATGGCTTAGCCATGTTCAGTGTCTACCTGCTGCCCTCGAG GGGCCAGGAGGTGTTTGGTGTGATGTAGATGTTGTGGAATTCTCGTACTATGGTGCACCTGCACCAACTCCAAAGGAAGAACTATATACTGAGCTTGTAGATGGCTTGAGGGGAAGTGATCCATGTATTGGCTCTGGTTCACAG GTTGCTAGCCAAGAAACGTATGGGACCTTGGGAGCTATTGTTAGAAGCCGAACAGGAAATCAACAAGTTGGTTTTCTCACAAACCGACATGTTGCAGTCGATTTGGACTACCCAAATCAGAAAATGTTTCATCCTTTGCCGCCCAGCCTTGGACCTGGTGTGTATCTAGGTGCTGTTGAGAGGGCCACATCATTTATCACAGATGATCTTTGGTATGGCATCTTTGCCGGAACGAATCCAG AAACATTTGTACGAGCAGATGGGGCTTTCATTCCTTTTGCAGAGGATTTTAATTTGAACAACGTAACTACATCTGTGAAAGGCGTGGGTGAAATAGGTGATGTCCATATCATAGACTTGCAGTCTCCAATTAACAGTCTCATTGGCAGGCAAGTGATGAAAGTAGGAAGAAGCTCTGGCCTGACTACTGGGACCGTAATGGCCTATGCTCTTGAATACAATGACGAGAAAGGGATCTGTTTCTTTACTGATTTTCTCGTTGTGGGTGAGAACCAGCAGACTTTCGATCTTGAAGGTGATAGTGGAAGCCTCATTCTCTTAACAGGTCAAAATGGGGAGAAGCCACGGCCTGTAGGGATCATTTGGGGTGGGACAGCTAATAGGGGACGGTTGAAACTAAAAGTTGGTCAGCCCCCAGTAAACTGGACTAGTGGAGTTGATCTGGGGCGCCTTCTTGACCTCCTTGAACTTGATCTCATCGCGACCAATGAAGGGTTTCAAG CTGCAGTGCAAGATCAAAGAAATGCTTCGGCGGCAGCAATTGAATCTACAGTTGGCGAGTCACCTCCCGCAGAGCGGGAGCAATCGAAAGAAAAAACTGCAGAAAGATTGGAGCCTTTTAATTTGAACATCCAACAAGATTTGGTCGATGGTGAATCCGAACAAGGACCCACTCCCCCGTTCATCCATACGGAGTTTCATGTAGAAGATGGGATTGAATCATCTTCGAATGTGGGACATCAATTCATTCCAAGTTTCACTGGTAGATCTCCAATGCATCAAAACAACGCACAGGAAAACAAGGGATCAAAGAGCCTATCAGCATTGAGGAACGGCCCTGATGAAGATAATTATGTTTCATTACAGTTAGGTGAGCCCGAGccaaagagaagaaagcactcaGACACTTCACTCAAtgttcaagagtcaaaataA
- the LOC102626549 gene encoding protein NARROW LEAF 1 isoform X2 — MEKNRWDLRFQNSGSSQSEESALDLERNYCHHPNLPSSSPSPLQPFASGGQHSESNAAYFSWPTLSRLNDAAEDRANYFGNLQKGVLPETLGRLPTGQQATTLLELMTIRAFHSKILRRFSLGTAIGFRIRRGVLTDIPAILVFVARKVHRQWLSHVQCLPAALEGPGGVWCDVDVVEFSYYGAPAPTPKEELYTELVDGLRGSDPCIGSGSQVASQETYGTLGAIVRSRTGNQQVGFLTNRHVAVDLDYPNQKMFHPLPPSLGPGVYLGAVERATSFITDDLWYGIFAGTNPETFVRADGAFIPFAEDFNLNNVTTSVKGVGEIGDVHIIDLQSPINSLIGRQVMKVGRSSGLTTGTVMAYALEYNDEKGICFFTDFLVVGENQQTFDLEGDSGSLILLTGQNGEKPRPVGIIWGGTANRGRLKLKVGQPPVNWTSGVDLGRLLDLLELDLIATNEGFQVQDQRNASAAAIESTVGESPPAEREQSKEKTAERLEPFNLNIQQDLVDGESEQGPTPPFIHTEFHVEDGIESSSNVGHQFIPSFTGRSPMHQNNAQENKGSKSLSALRNGPDEDNYVSLQLGEPEPKRRKHSDTSLNVQESK, encoded by the exons ATGGAGAAGAATAGATGGGATTTAAGATTTCAGAACTCGGGATCTTCACAGTCCGAGGAATCTGCTTTAGATTTGGAAAGAAACTACTGCCATCATCCTAATCTTCCTTCATCAAGTCCATCACCACTTCAGCCTTTTGCTTCTGGTGGTCAGCATTCTGAGAGCAATGCAGCCTACTTCTCATGGCCTACATTAAGTCGATTAAATGATGCAGCGGAGGATAGGGCAAACTATTTTGGAAACCTTCAGAAAGGTGTGCTTCCGGAAACTCTGGGACGGCTGCCAACAGGCCAACAAGCTACTACATTGCTAGAACTGATGACAATTAGAGCATTTCATAGTAAAATCTTGCGTCGTTTTAGTCTCGGCACAGCAATAGGATTCCGTATTCGACGGGGTGTTTTGACAGATATACCAGCTATTCTTGTCTTTGTTGCTCGGAAAGTACACAGGCAATGGCTTAGCCATGTTCAGTGTCTACCTGCTGCCCTCGAG GGGCCAGGAGGTGTTTGGTGTGATGTAGATGTTGTGGAATTCTCGTACTATGGTGCACCTGCACCAACTCCAAAGGAAGAACTATATACTGAGCTTGTAGATGGCTTGAGGGGAAGTGATCCATGTATTGGCTCTGGTTCACAG GTTGCTAGCCAAGAAACGTATGGGACCTTGGGAGCTATTGTTAGAAGCCGAACAGGAAATCAACAAGTTGGTTTTCTCACAAACCGACATGTTGCAGTCGATTTGGACTACCCAAATCAGAAAATGTTTCATCCTTTGCCGCCCAGCCTTGGACCTGGTGTGTATCTAGGTGCTGTTGAGAGGGCCACATCATTTATCACAGATGATCTTTGGTATGGCATCTTTGCCGGAACGAATCCAG AAACATTTGTACGAGCAGATGGGGCTTTCATTCCTTTTGCAGAGGATTTTAATTTGAACAACGTAACTACATCTGTGAAAGGCGTGGGTGAAATAGGTGATGTCCATATCATAGACTTGCAGTCTCCAATTAACAGTCTCATTGGCAGGCAAGTGATGAAAGTAGGAAGAAGCTCTGGCCTGACTACTGGGACCGTAATGGCCTATGCTCTTGAATACAATGACGAGAAAGGGATCTGTTTCTTTACTGATTTTCTCGTTGTGGGTGAGAACCAGCAGACTTTCGATCTTGAAGGTGATAGTGGAAGCCTCATTCTCTTAACAGGTCAAAATGGGGAGAAGCCACGGCCTGTAGGGATCATTTGGGGTGGGACAGCTAATAGGGGACGGTTGAAACTAAAAGTTGGTCAGCCCCCAGTAAACTGGACTAGTGGAGTTGATCTGGGGCGCCTTCTTGACCTCCTTGAACTTGATCTCATCGCGACCAATGAAGGGTTTCAAG TGCAAGATCAAAGAAATGCTTCGGCGGCAGCAATTGAATCTACAGTTGGCGAGTCACCTCCCGCAGAGCGGGAGCAATCGAAAGAAAAAACTGCAGAAAGATTGGAGCCTTTTAATTTGAACATCCAACAAGATTTGGTCGATGGTGAATCCGAACAAGGACCCACTCCCCCGTTCATCCATACGGAGTTTCATGTAGAAGATGGGATTGAATCATCTTCGAATGTGGGACATCAATTCATTCCAAGTTTCACTGGTAGATCTCCAATGCATCAAAACAACGCACAGGAAAACAAGGGATCAAAGAGCCTATCAGCATTGAGGAACGGCCCTGATGAAGATAATTATGTTTCATTACAGTTAGGTGAGCCCGAGccaaagagaagaaagcactcaGACACTTCACTCAAtgttcaagagtcaaaataA